The segment GAAACGCCGCATCCCGCTCGTCACAATAATGTTCAACCCAGCTCGGGTCTGCTGTCACGTTACGACTTAACTTTCCCAGGCAGTTTTATTTCGATAAGAACTTCCGTGACTCCGCCTGCAGTCACAGAGACGGTGTGGGTCGTACTCTGGAGTTTTTCGTGCCAAACCCACAATTTATAGGTGCCTGGTGACACGCCTTCAATGCGGAAAGACCCGGTCTCGGCTGAGACGACCGCGCGGTCGAGCGATGCCATCACGAATCCACGCATCCAAGTGTGGGTGTCGCAAACGAGCCGAACTAAGCCGCGAGCCGTTAACTGGCGAGTGATCGTAAGCCCAGGGATCGGAATCGCTACATTAAAGAGCGAGCGGCCGTCTTCGGCGTAGGCATGACTCGTGTGGAGTACATCGTCCGCGCTGGTCAGCTCTATTTCCCCACCGGGATGTGAAACCTGCACGCGAGGCTGAAAACGGCATCCGTCGTTCGACACGAGGATCGGTAGAGTTTCAGGCCTAGCG is part of the Vicinamibacterales bacterium genome and harbors:
- a CDS encoding carboxypeptidase regulatory-like domain-containing protein; its protein translation is MGVSRSSSCCALTAAVCGAALLSIGSARLLSAQDGVITGRVTTMVPGSTEPLVVTTNVGVCGQTVPDESILVDATGGLANAVVTVEGLAARPETLPILVSNDGCRFQPRVQVSHPGGEIELTSADDVLHTSHAYAEDGRSLFNVAIPIPGLTITRQLTARGLVRLVCDTHTWMRGFVMASLDRAVVSAETGSFRIEGVSPGTYKLWVWHEKLQSTTHTVSVTAGGVTEVLIEIKLPGKVKS